In a genomic window of Akkermansia massiliensis:
- a CDS encoding phage protein Gp27 family protein yields MKKLRQDSVAANLPPYLRDAVDEMFFSGTTYKAVQERVAEDGITWSLTSIAQYYHNHVQPLMATRRKDIAAKLNKMDASDLDEATLQAVRSTVFDLATSPGSDPKTLKTLFGIVQSYAKGKMESTRLQLDIDKWQTMAAQALLDKALSPEVQAIVNGEGSDAQKVAMLRPLLFGKAQTITPEFING; encoded by the coding sequence ATGAAGAAACTCCGTCAGGACAGCGTAGCCGCCAATCTGCCGCCCTACCTCCGGGATGCGGTGGACGAGATGTTTTTCTCCGGCACGACTTACAAGGCCGTGCAGGAACGGGTGGCGGAAGACGGCATCACCTGGAGCCTGACGAGCATCGCGCAGTATTACCACAACCACGTCCAGCCGCTGATGGCGACACGCCGCAAGGACATAGCCGCCAAGCTCAACAAGATGGACGCCTCCGACCTGGACGAGGCTACCTTGCAGGCGGTGCGCTCCACGGTGTTTGACCTGGCAACCTCACCAGGCAGCGACCCCAAAACCCTGAAAACTCTGTTCGGCATCGTGCAGAGTTACGCCAAGGGAAAGATGGAATCCACCCGCCTGCAACTGGACATCGACAAATGGCAGACGATGGCCGCCCAGGCTCTGCTGGACAAGGCGCTTTCGCCGGAGGTCCAGGCAATCGTCAATGGCGAGGGCAGTGACGCCCAGAAGGTGGCCATGCTGCGTCCGCTGCTGTTTGGCAAGGCACAAACAATCACACCGGAATTTATCAATGGATAA
- a CDS encoding terminase large subunit domain-containing protein has protein sequence MDKGNSQPLINLLTFQEVAFWLRLRTMFFLWARQRGKSYLIAAKAIDRMLERAGRSCYFVSASIATGKEIVEKEAQIWHDALAKLRAKQEALGKELGGNVVDKRSHKLLAVDDLAELMDKQTAQVRIYHTRTSYSRTKILAPNPDTARGWTGDVFGDEVGFWPDFRAVLDAVEPIISRNPDFLMWMFTTPPEDDKHFTYDFLNPGPLEFTPNAQGNFYKTEAGYPVHRVDIFDSELAGLSLFDPLSGKPVAFEEYRAHAMDKASADRNYALKFVQGGQSAVQLAWLNNAMYKGAQCCTGIDLSKEVLAA, from the coding sequence ATGGATAAAGGCAACTCCCAGCCCCTGATCAATCTGCTTACCTTCCAGGAAGTGGCCTTTTGGCTGCGGCTGCGCACCATGTTTTTTTTGTGGGCTCGGCAGCGCGGCAAGTCCTACCTTATTGCTGCCAAGGCGATAGACCGCATGCTGGAACGTGCCGGACGGAGTTGTTATTTTGTCAGCGCATCCATCGCCACGGGCAAGGAAATCGTGGAAAAGGAGGCCCAAATCTGGCACGACGCGCTGGCCAAACTGCGGGCAAAACAGGAAGCCCTGGGCAAGGAACTGGGCGGCAATGTGGTGGACAAGCGTTCTCACAAGCTGCTGGCCGTGGATGATCTGGCGGAACTGATGGACAAGCAGACGGCCCAGGTGCGCATCTACCATACGCGCACCTCTTACAGCCGCACCAAGATTCTGGCCCCCAACCCGGACACGGCGCGCGGCTGGACCGGAGATGTGTTTGGGGATGAAGTCGGGTTCTGGCCAGACTTCCGGGCGGTCCTGGACGCTGTGGAGCCGATCATCTCCCGCAACCCTGATTTTCTGATGTGGATGTTCACGACGCCGCCGGAGGACGACAAGCATTTCACCTATGATTTTCTCAACCCCGGCCCGTTGGAATTCACGCCCAACGCCCAGGGGAATTTTTACAAGACGGAGGCCGGCTATCCGGTCCACCGTGTGGACATTTTTGACAGCGAGCTGGCGGGACTGTCCCTGTTCGATCCGCTCTCCGGCAAGCCGGTGGCGTTTGAAGAATACCGCGCCCACGCCATGGACAAGGCATCTGCCGATCGCAACTATGCGCTCAAGTTTGTTCAGGGCGGGCAATCCGCCGTGCAGCTGGCGTGGCTCAACAACGCCATGTACAAGGGAGCGCAGTGCTGCACGGGCATTGATCTTAGCAAGGAGGTACTGGCAGCATGA
- a CDS encoding phage portal protein family protein produces MSRNNKFRKGGTLGNLTLTPAQAARLKSDSKPVVFTEQDLRDILGDQSRHLSYTPPLDFLNISTVRSCMNEALRGAYAQVQWIWEQLEPADAVLASCVEKRDTALKKLPWRIVKKKGLSDLEDAIADAQLRTAKDFCNAISNMDEAIAAFGQASFRHFRRLQMVETSREFILQVTDNWNWSRDGYGGPWQWNPRATFGTARAEEVPVPEWSILTRLCPRPIDQVAMMLCLDRKNAKAQWMTCNGRYGTPPFFVIMPEGTDEDTKTLYLKMAMQCISNSCGTLPPGADVKAVSVPASTPDMFLKLIDLSTQELVLRSTNGQMTMLTAPGAGTNTETGSTHEDGFDDLAAAEGKDIAGVLNRGMVRPIIEQWHPGQEIYVELEIKHPEADDTVASVTNISQLAGAGYRTPDDQVQELTGYNVTTQAMPGADGLGLQSPLLREMHTRYAPTMLWPAAREAFDQSCMRKDCNSRTQEPALSKDELDTLRRMAEVPGIGEVAKLAETLQDPLKAAMDTEMQNGPQEPGTPVATPLQIANLEDDDERKDTNGKMSRSEAARHAARVRWGQEGRTGRNRGVGREGETRSGRSNTPLKAGQNATVTEKVDAVEKAIRKTAAKGGRVQGVAKIGSSSLTVEHGSPGQGKKGTKGHGSSHAAAKHFADPQDTDARKAARAAVVGKKSKDAKSGNVRSEHQGTNTVLGQTGKKRAIKMITAHKKK; encoded by the coding sequence ATGAGCCGGAACAATAAATTCAGAAAGGGAGGAACTCTGGGCAATCTCACGCTGACACCAGCACAGGCTGCCCGCCTGAAAAGCGACAGCAAGCCGGTGGTATTTACCGAGCAGGACTTGCGCGACATCCTGGGCGACCAATCCCGGCATCTGTCCTATACGCCTCCCCTAGACTTTTTGAACATTTCCACCGTGCGCTCCTGTATGAATGAAGCCCTGCGCGGAGCGTACGCACAAGTACAGTGGATATGGGAACAGCTGGAACCGGCTGATGCCGTGCTGGCCAGTTGCGTGGAAAAGAGGGACACCGCCCTGAAAAAGCTACCCTGGCGCATTGTCAAAAAGAAAGGACTGAGTGATCTGGAAGATGCCATTGCGGACGCCCAACTCAGAACGGCCAAGGACTTTTGCAATGCCATATCCAACATGGATGAAGCAATCGCTGCATTCGGACAGGCATCTTTCAGGCATTTCCGCCGGTTGCAAATGGTGGAGACTTCCCGTGAATTTATCCTGCAAGTTACCGATAACTGGAATTGGAGCCGTGACGGCTATGGCGGCCCTTGGCAATGGAACCCACGCGCGACGTTTGGGACAGCGCGGGCGGAAGAGGTACCCGTGCCGGAATGGTCCATCCTGACGCGGCTCTGCCCGCGTCCCATTGACCAGGTGGCCATGATGCTGTGCCTGGACCGCAAGAACGCCAAGGCACAGTGGATGACCTGCAACGGACGTTACGGCACGCCGCCGTTTTTTGTGATCATGCCGGAAGGAACGGATGAAGACACCAAGACGCTTTATCTGAAAATGGCCATGCAGTGCATCAGTAACAGCTGCGGCACACTGCCTCCCGGTGCTGATGTCAAGGCCGTGAGCGTACCGGCCAGCACGCCGGACATGTTTCTCAAACTGATCGACCTGTCCACCCAGGAACTGGTGCTGCGCTCCACCAACGGCCAGATGACCATGCTGACCGCTCCTGGGGCAGGCACCAACACGGAAACCGGCTCAACGCACGAAGACGGCTTTGACGATTTGGCTGCGGCCGAAGGCAAGGACATTGCCGGCGTCCTCAACCGGGGTATGGTGCGGCCCATCATCGAACAATGGCACCCCGGCCAGGAAATTTACGTGGAACTGGAAATCAAGCACCCGGAAGCGGACGACACGGTGGCCAGCGTCACCAACATATCCCAGCTGGCCGGAGCAGGCTACCGAACTCCCGACGACCAGGTGCAGGAATTGACCGGGTACAACGTCACCACCCAGGCCATGCCGGGAGCCGACGGGCTGGGCTTGCAATCTCCCCTGCTGCGGGAGATGCACACCCGTTATGCGCCAACCATGCTGTGGCCGGCAGCGCGTGAAGCGTTTGACCAGTCCTGCATGCGAAAAGACTGCAACAGCCGCACCCAGGAACCGGCATTGAGCAAGGATGAACTCGATACCCTGCGCCGTATGGCGGAGGTGCCGGGAATAGGAGAAGTGGCCAAATTGGCGGAAACGCTACAGGACCCCTTAAAAGCCGCCATGGACACCGAGATGCAAAACGGCCCGCAAGAGCCGGGAACCCCCGTTGCAACCCCGTTGCAAATCGCAAATTTGGAGGATGACGACGAAAGGAAGGACACCAACGGGAAGATGAGCCGGTCGGAAGCGGCCAGACACGCCGCCAGAGTGCGCTGGGGGCAGGAAGGAAGAACCGGCCGGAACCGTGGCGTCGGGCGTGAAGGGGAAACCAGATCCGGCAGGAGCAACACGCCATTGAAAGCCGGCCAAAATGCCACAGTCACCGAAAAAGTGGATGCGGTGGAAAAGGCTATCCGGAAGACGGCGGCCAAAGGAGGCCGCGTGCAGGGCGTGGCAAAAATCGGAAGCAGCAGCCTGACGGTGGAACATGGCAGCCCCGGTCAAGGGAAGAAAGGCACCAAAGGGCACGGCAGCAGCCACGCCGCCGCCAAACACTTTGCTGACCCGCAGGACACAGATGCCAGGAAAGCGGCCAGGGCAGCCGTTGTGGGTAAGAAGTCGAAGGATGCCAAGAGCGGAAACGTTCGCTCAGAACATCAGGGAACCAACACCGTGCTGGGACAAACCGGGAAAAAGAGAGCCATCAAGATGATCACGGCCCACAAAAAGAAATAG
- a CDS encoding phage protease → MKVIPFNDAPHAPYELGKVPAAGWFAVEPTCEWTPKMQDELRRALNDPSDTVYQARLDAQGLMILEDNFSLEDTDGRGLPTSEQHKFEKAFGWVKALHAEGDMLWAWIEWTPRGHQAVNEGEYVFFSTEYDYPDFEVIDNRVVAPVRLAGLSVTNYPNHKGQLPMTNSRKQANRDNQQDKDMKPTNKTRTAITKPKRDKNSELDQTPDEPTEEKTPPTPPAQEDNKPADMNSDTDPDDPEKDTNDDGSAAVNILMQLAEEMDLDESANAEDVLAAVQGLKSKVEELTAALAAANASGGPDTNSRKRRYPNLAPLRDVNTRMQGQKPNRDVSVRINGMRRDVNTQEKAMTDYCQGRVDKEEHKLGRQLNSAEYARVWRDARQDYQDGLR, encoded by the coding sequence ATGAAAGTAATACCGTTTAATGACGCGCCCCATGCGCCCTATGAACTGGGGAAAGTGCCGGCTGCCGGATGGTTTGCGGTGGAGCCAACCTGCGAGTGGACGCCCAAAATGCAGGATGAACTGCGGCGAGCCCTGAACGATCCTTCCGACACGGTATACCAGGCCCGGCTGGATGCCCAGGGATTGATGATCCTGGAAGACAATTTTTCCCTGGAAGATACCGACGGGCGCGGTCTGCCCACTTCCGAGCAGCACAAATTTGAAAAGGCGTTCGGCTGGGTGAAGGCGCTGCACGCGGAAGGGGATATGCTCTGGGCCTGGATTGAATGGACGCCCAGGGGACACCAGGCCGTGAATGAAGGGGAATATGTGTTCTTCAGCACGGAATACGATTACCCGGATTTTGAAGTGATTGACAACCGCGTGGTGGCTCCGGTCCGGCTGGCCGGCCTGAGCGTAACCAACTACCCCAACCACAAGGGACAACTCCCGATGACCAATTCTCGCAAACAAGCAAACCGAGATAACCAACAAGACAAAGACATGAAACCGACCAACAAGACCCGCACGGCCATCACCAAGCCGAAGCGCGACAAGAACAGCGAGCTGGACCAGACGCCGGATGAACCGACCGAGGAAAAGACGCCTCCCACCCCTCCGGCCCAGGAGGACAACAAACCCGCCGACATGAATTCGGACACTGACCCGGATGACCCGGAAAAGGACACCAACGACGACGGAAGCGCTGCCGTAAACATCCTGATGCAACTCGCGGAAGAGATGGACCTGGACGAATCCGCCAACGCAGAGGACGTGCTGGCCGCCGTCCAAGGCCTCAAGTCCAAGGTGGAGGAACTGACCGCCGCTCTGGCTGCCGCCAACGCATCCGGAGGGCCGGACACCAACAGCCGCAAACGGCGTTACCCGAACCTGGCTCCCCTGCGCGACGTCAACACGCGGATGCAGGGCCAGAAACCCAACCGGGATGTGAGCGTGCGCATCAACGGAATGAGGCGCGACGTGAACACCCAGGAGAAAGCCATGACGGACTACTGCCAGGGCCGCGTGGATAAGGAAGAACACAAGCTGGGGCGTCAACTCAACTCCGCCGAATATGCCCGCGTCTGGCGCGATGCCCGCCAGGACTACCAGGACGGCCTGCGCTAA